The sequence GGAAGAGTTTATACATTTTTACGTGCTGATGATATTAACAGACTTCCGCAAGACGGTTATAGAAATTACTGGTTTGATAACATTGATAGGGTATTGGATAAAGTACTGAAAAGGGGGAATGAAAATCAAATAGGGCATTGATTTATAGATAGATTTGTGTTATTTTATAATTGTCAATGACTCGTAGGGTGGATAGAGAAAAAGCGGTATGCACCAATAGAAAGGCATACCATGACTATGAGATAAAGGAAACCTACGAGGCGGGTATTGTGCTTCAGGGGACAGAGGTAAAGGCGTTAAGGGAAGGCAAGGCAAATCTGAAGGATAGTTATGCAGCCATCAAGAATGGTGAATTATTTCTTGTTCAGTGTCACATCAGTCCATACAGTCATGGTAATATTGAGAATCACGAACCATTGAGGACACGAAAACTCTTAATGCAAAAGGAAGAAATAACACGGCTTTATGGATTGATTTCCCAGAAGGGAGTTACCCTTATTCCACTTAGGATATACTTTCTTCGTGGGAAGGCAAAGGTAGAGTTGGCTGTTGCAAGAGGCAAGAAGCTCTTTGATAAAAGGGAATCCCTGAAAGAAAAAGACGCCCGAAGAGAAGTCGAACGGGCAATGAAAAGATAGCAATCGGTGGGTGGCATTTGGTTAGTTTCTACTTGCCACTATTCA comes from Nitrospirota bacterium and encodes:
- the smpB gene encoding SsrA-binding protein SmpB is translated as MTRRVDREKAVCTNRKAYHDYEIKETYEAGIVLQGTEVKALREGKANLKDSYAAIKNGELFLVQCHISPYSHGNIENHEPLRTRKLLMQKEEITRLYGLISQKGVTLIPLRIYFLRGKAKVELAVARGKKLFDKRESLKEKDARREVERAMKR